Proteins encoded by one window of Vigna radiata var. radiata cultivar VC1973A chromosome 5, Vradiata_ver6, whole genome shotgun sequence:
- the LOC106761843 gene encoding nicotianamine synthase, translating to MASFKSSNIEAEIPEEILIAEIMQLHASISKLESLRPCKQVNSLFSHLVKLCTLPSSIDIEALPQEVQEIRQNLINLSGHAEGLLELEFSTFISLTAEPLKNVTLFPYYGNYLKLAQMENKILKENGIVNAKKVAFVGSGPMPLTSIIMATHHMESTQFDNFDNDEKANEVARKIVASDAALEKRMKFVTQDIMDVRERLGQYDCIFLAALVGLNREAKVKILGHIRKYMKEEGVLLVRSAKGSRAFLYPVIQERDMLNFQVLSIFHPTNDVINSVVLLRKPKA from the coding sequence ATGGCTTCATTCAAAAGCAGCAACATTGAAGCTGAAATACCAGAAGAGATTCTGATAGCTGAGATTATGCAACTTCATGCAAGCATCTCAAAGCTTGAATCTCTTAGGCCTTGCAAGCAAGTGAATAGTCTCTTCAGTCATCTTGTGAAACTTTGCACTCTCCCTTCATCGATTGACATTGAGGCCTTGCCTCAAGAGGTGCAAGAGATACGTCAGAATCTGATTAACCTTAGTGGCCATGCCGAGGGACTCTTAGAGCTTGAATTCTCAACCTTCATAAGCCTCACAGCCGAGCCCTTAAAGAATGTGACCCTTTTCCCTTACTATGGCAACTATTTGAAACTAGCACAGATGGAGAACAAAATCCTGAAAGAAAATGGGATTGTGAATGCAAAGAAAGTGGCTTTTGTGGGATCAGGTCCAATGCCACTCACTTCCATCATAATGGCCACTCACCACATGGAGTCCACACAGTTTGACAACTTTGACAATGATGAGAAGGCAAACGAGGTGGCTCGAAAGATTGTTGCTTCCGATGCAGCACTTGAGAAGAGGATGAAGTTTGTGACACAAGACATCATGGACGTGAGAGAGAGATTGGGGCAATATGATTGCATCTTTTTGGCAGCACTCGTTGGCCTGAATAGGGAAGCAAAAGTGAAGATTTTGGGACACATAAGGAAGTATATGAAAGAGGAAGGGGTTTTGCTTGTGAGAAGTGCAAAAGGGTCAAGAGCTTTCTTGTACCCTGTTATTCAGGAACGTGACATGCTGAATTTTCAGGTTCTTTCCATCTTTCACCCCACAAATGATGTCATCAATTCGGTTGTTCTTCTTCGCAAGCCTAAGGCTTAG